The following proteins are co-located in the Echinicola sp. 20G genome:
- the ureA gene encoding urease subunit gamma produces the protein MKLTPRETEKLMLFLAGELAEKRKARGVKLNYPESIALISARLHEMARDGKSVAELMQIGATFLTKEDVMEGVAEMIHDVQIEATFPDGTKLVTVHNPIR, from the coding sequence ATGAAGCTCACCCCCAGAGAAACTGAAAAACTCATGCTTTTCCTTGCCGGTGAATTGGCTGAAAAAAGAAAAGCCAGAGGTGTAAAATTAAACTATCCTGAGTCCATTGCGCTCATAAGTGCCCGGTTGCACGAAATGGCACGAGATGGAAAATCTGTTGCAGAACTCATGCAGATTGGAGCCACCTTTCTCACGAAGGAAGATGTAATGGAAGGGGTAGCAGAAATGATCCATGATGTACAAATTGAAGCTACCTTCCCAGATGGAACTAAACTGGTAACTGTACACAATCCTATCCGCTAA
- a CDS encoding helix-turn-helix domain-containing protein: MSNFGKNIRKIRNVKKLSQQAFAELFELKRGTLGAYEEGRSEPKLETIIKIANYFSISIDDLLTTELTVNKLLKFKGDLTLHGINQKDSFPKIPCITSNNEADYIKFHDKPHFIEDLPVIQVPITGTKRYRGYIISNLEMTNHDKGLLPKDMVLGEFVDHEDYHKIENGELVLIITSSQLVLRKFFLSGNTATLRAANRNIDDLYLNLSEIKELWLIKFTFAKKALESNVEIEEKLAFLEQEFMKLKKKL, encoded by the coding sequence ATGTCGAATTTTGGTAAAAATATTAGAAAGATCAGGAATGTTAAAAAGCTTAGCCAACAAGCTTTCGCTGAGCTTTTTGAGTTAAAAAGGGGCACTCTAGGCGCATATGAAGAAGGAAGGAGTGAGCCAAAGCTAGAAACAATAATCAAAATTGCTAATTATTTTAGCATATCTATTGATGATCTATTGACTACTGAGCTTACCGTCAACAAACTACTGAAATTCAAAGGGGACCTCACCTTGCACGGAATCAATCAAAAGGACAGCTTCCCTAAAATCCCTTGCATCACTTCCAACAATGAAGCAGATTATATCAAGTTCCATGATAAACCGCACTTCATCGAAGATTTACCTGTCATCCAAGTTCCCATTACTGGGACCAAAAGATACCGAGGGTATATTATTTCCAATCTGGAGATGACCAACCATGATAAAGGTTTGCTACCAAAAGACATGGTCCTTGGTGAGTTCGTTGATCATGAAGATTATCATAAAATAGAAAATGGTGAATTGGTTTTGATTATCACTAGTAGCCAACTAGTCTTAAGGAAATTTTTTCTTTCTGGCAACACAGCTACTTTAAGGGCAGCCAATAGAAATATAGATGATTTATACCTCAACTTATCTGAGATTAAAGAACTTTGGCTTATCAAATTCACCTTTGCCAAAAAAGCCCTAGAAAGCAATGTAGAAATCGAAGAAAAGCTAGCCTTTTTGGAACAGGAGTTTATGAAGTTAAAAAAGAAACTATAA
- a CDS encoding molecular chaperone Tir yields the protein MKDHFQITKDFLLELNFDVVFENKDEGILMVHKENFGIKNLILGVAPPILIMEQFLFKINNQSDKIYKNLLQKNRDIIHGAFVLDESGKKVIFRDTLQIENMDLNELEGSLNSLSLLMSEYSEQIIEFSKY from the coding sequence ATGAAAGATCACTTTCAGATAACAAAAGACTTTTTACTTGAACTTAATTTTGATGTTGTCTTTGAGAATAAAGATGAAGGAATATTGATGGTTCATAAGGAGAATTTTGGTATTAAGAATTTAATTCTCGGTGTGGCACCACCAATATTAATAATGGAGCAGTTTCTTTTTAAGATCAATAATCAATCTGATAAGATTTATAAGAACCTACTTCAAAAGAACAGGGATATCATCCATGGTGCTTTTGTTTTAGATGAGTCGGGCAAAAAGGTGATTTTCAGGGATACATTGCAAATTGAAAATATGGACTTAAATGAGCTTGAAGGGTCGCTGAATAGCCTGAGTTTATTAATGAGTGAGTATTCAGAACAAATAATTGAGTTTTCTAAATATTAA
- a CDS encoding PspA/IM30 family protein: protein MNIFKRLFKIGEAEANAAIDKMEDPIKLTEQGIRDLREDLNKNMEALAQVKALAIRAKNDQESYIEKKEDYHNKAVLILKKVQQGSMDATEGDRLAKEALLKKEEMQQHVARTEEEANKFNENVAQLEKNIQSIKSSIGNWENELSTLKARVKVSKATKSLNKQMAEIDSSSTVSMLERMKEKVAQEEALAEAYGEIAGASKTIDDELEKAASSSEVKAEDDLSKLKNQLGLNEDKNT, encoded by the coding sequence ATGAACATTTTTAAACGATTATTCAAAATAGGAGAGGCTGAGGCCAATGCAGCCATTGATAAAATGGAAGACCCTATCAAATTGACGGAGCAAGGAATCCGTGATCTTAGAGAGGATCTTAACAAAAATATGGAGGCCCTTGCCCAAGTAAAAGCTTTGGCGATTAGAGCCAAGAACGACCAAGAGAGCTATATAGAGAAGAAAGAAGATTATCATAATAAGGCGGTGCTGATCCTGAAAAAGGTTCAGCAAGGAAGTATGGATGCGACAGAAGGAGACAGACTTGCTAAAGAAGCATTGTTGAAGAAGGAGGAGATGCAGCAGCATGTTGCCAGGACTGAAGAGGAGGCAAACAAATTCAACGAGAATGTGGCCCAACTTGAAAAAAATATTCAATCTATCAAGTCCAGTATTGGCAATTGGGAGAATGAACTCAGTACTTTGAAGGCAAGGGTAAAGGTCAGTAAGGCCACCAAAAGCCTGAACAAGCAAATGGCTGAAATTGATAGCAGCAGCACTGTTTCCATGCTTGAAAGAATGAAGGAAAAGGTTGCCCAGGAAGAAGCGTTGGCTGAAGCTTACGGTGAAATTGCTGGTGCTTCTAAAACGATCGATGATGAATTGGAAAAAGCAGCAAGTTCTTCAGAAGTCAAAGCTGAGGACGACTTGAGTAAACTTAAAAATCAACTGGGACTTAACGAAGATAAAAACACCTAA
- a CDS encoding flotillin family protein has translation MNHLIPIIGIGLGGVLFLIVVYFIIIAMFYRKVPQGRAIIRTGFGGTKVATDKGLYVIPVFHKVEIMDISVKKIQIERLAHEGLICKDNMRADIKVAFFVRVNNDVAFIKRVAQTIGVDRASRIETLEDLFEAKFSEALKTVGKKFQFIELYEARREFRDEIVDIIGTDLNGYTLEDCAIDFLEQTPISHLKPDNILDAEGIKKITELTAVQNMKANLIKRDEQKTIRKQDVEAREAILELDKQLAEKEEQQRREIANIKARESAEISKVAEEERLKSESARIATEEKVRVAEENMARQVIVAAKNKERTDAVETERVEKDRMLEATERERIVTLAQIEKEKVVEVEKKNIQDVIRDRVMLEKGVVEEQENMKDIQEFKTAEREKQVRITIAEANAQEELIKTIKAAEAQKEAAKSKAEEINIEAQARKEASEKEAEARKTIADAKAKEEAIIGMSEAQVMHAKADASERQGMVEALIIEKKAKAEAAGIEAKANANLKEGESEAEVIKKKALADAAGIEEKAAAMKKLDGVGKEHEEFKLRLDKELQVDLANINIQRDIADAQAQVISDALKAAKIDIVGGETMFFDQIIGQITRGKGFDRLVQNSNNIQEIKQSILGDDYAKGNLLEKVRDFSKKYGISSEDLKNFTIANLLIELQERSKDKDEQSMLGNLFNIAKSLGLSDQKISGLNNKMV, from the coding sequence ATGAATCATTTAATACCAATTATCGGGATTGGATTAGGGGGAGTATTGTTCCTAATCGTAGTATATTTCATCATTATAGCGATGTTTTATCGGAAGGTTCCACAAGGCCGGGCTATTATTAGAACTGGTTTTGGCGGGACTAAGGTGGCCACTGACAAGGGGCTCTATGTGATACCTGTTTTCCATAAGGTGGAGATCATGGATATTTCTGTCAAAAAGATCCAAATTGAGCGTTTGGCCCATGAGGGATTGATCTGTAAGGACAACATGCGGGCAGATATCAAGGTAGCTTTCTTTGTTCGTGTGAACAATGATGTGGCCTTTATCAAAAGAGTGGCCCAAACAATTGGGGTAGACAGGGCTTCCAGGATTGAAACCTTGGAAGACTTATTTGAAGCAAAGTTTTCTGAAGCACTCAAGACCGTTGGTAAGAAGTTCCAATTTATAGAGCTGTATGAGGCCAGAAGAGAGTTTCGAGATGAAATTGTGGATATCATAGGCACAGATTTGAATGGTTATACCTTAGAGGATTGTGCCATTGACTTTTTGGAACAAACGCCTATAAGCCATCTAAAACCAGACAACATTCTGGATGCAGAGGGGATCAAGAAAATCACTGAGCTTACAGCTGTTCAAAATATGAAAGCCAACCTGATTAAACGGGATGAGCAAAAAACCATAAGAAAGCAGGATGTGGAAGCTAGAGAGGCGATTTTGGAATTAGATAAGCAACTTGCCGAAAAAGAGGAACAACAAAGACGAGAGATTGCGAATATCAAAGCTCGTGAATCTGCCGAGATCAGTAAAGTCGCAGAAGAAGAAAGGTTAAAGTCTGAATCAGCGCGAATTGCTACGGAAGAAAAAGTGAGGGTGGCTGAAGAGAATATGGCCCGTCAGGTAATTGTAGCGGCCAAAAACAAGGAGCGTACAGATGCTGTGGAGACAGAAAGAGTGGAAAAAGACAGAATGCTCGAAGCTACAGAGAGAGAGCGTATTGTAACTCTTGCACAAATTGAAAAAGAGAAAGTAGTAGAAGTAGAGAAGAAGAATATCCAAGATGTGATCAGGGATCGCGTGATGCTGGAAAAAGGAGTGGTAGAAGAGCAGGAGAACATGAAAGATATCCAGGAATTCAAGACTGCTGAGCGTGAGAAGCAAGTAAGGATTACCATTGCTGAGGCCAATGCACAGGAAGAGTTGATCAAAACGATCAAAGCAGCAGAAGCTCAAAAAGAAGCAGCAAAATCCAAAGCGGAAGAAATCAATATTGAGGCGCAAGCAAGGAAAGAAGCCAGTGAAAAAGAAGCTGAAGCTAGAAAGACCATTGCCGATGCCAAAGCGAAGGAAGAAGCAATTATCGGTATGTCAGAAGCCCAAGTAATGCATGCGAAGGCTGATGCCAGTGAAAGACAAGGTATGGTCGAGGCGTTGATCATAGAGAAGAAAGCCAAAGCTGAAGCTGCTGGAATAGAGGCCAAAGCAAATGCAAACCTTAAAGAAGGGGAGTCTGAAGCAGAGGTGATCAAAAAGAAAGCCTTGGCTGATGCTGCTGGAATCGAAGAAAAAGCGGCAGCGATGAAGAAGCTGGATGGAGTAGGTAAAGAGCATGAGGAGTTCAAGCTTCGTCTGGATAAGGAATTGCAGGTAGATCTTGCCAATATCAATATCCAAAGAGATATCGCCGATGCCCAAGCACAGGTGATCAGTGATGCCCTTAAAGCGGCCAAAATTGATATTGTGGGTGGAGAAACCATGTTCTTTGACCAAATAATTGGACAGATTACTAGAGGAAAAGGTTTTGATAGGCTTGTTCAGAACAGTAATAATATCCAAGAAATCAAACAGTCTATCTTAGGGGATGATTATGCTAAAGGAAACCTTTTGGAAAAAGTAAGGGATTTCTCCAAGAAGTATGGTATTTCTTCCGAAGACTTGAAAAACTTCACTATTGCCAATCTATTGATCGAACTTCAGGAGCGCTCAAAGGATAAGGATGAGCAAAGTATGCTCGGCAATCTATTCAATATAGCCAAGAGCTTAGGGCTTTCTGATCAGAAGATTTCTGGTTTGAATAATAAAATGGTGTAA
- a CDS encoding DNA repair ATPase, translating to MKQDDQSMVNKDALDGGTYEIIRKRLEGHKGDLKARLHQLNESRKAVFGSLETKLIANNRVSTENNCVARDIISLGNTCIFGYNVHFGLRTDIKLSDVFSIYQFDENRFEQVSLDLIEEDAFVNDFSNLYKYYRNTIFSKFTIIGNYLYMVFQLSESVTDIKTFKWLITDKKLKYIDNRSDHECKFPKQHQFSWQEATRDMQRYGKHSHVSIMDKVFVETIGGDLTIKIEDNTDDGMGIYSEPVDYRDQTLDDGQIRFADLGNLIVLEIKPFQEKARYFVYNHKMQEVQKIDSIRDAAVLLPDDQGIIFPNGYYLQTGEYHVFNNDVDQLKFVGALASPNGEDYLYKFYASEKGTYVLMDYNVIEQEIKTPIVCGGFTILPNGELCYFKAEDEQTKHHMMQIWQTSYLEGDILPSEHQDTLLYKIGNKDIVKAMAESHELIILLNKEDNYDGLYTDVAKLSKDILDAYYWLHESEAGQLSKPLKAINEAANAAIDEFQKVVQLKKNAAGSTKEIQDKSQTLFNKIKSTSFRSIDEFVDLLSQLRSIRGEVISLYEIRYVDEALLKSLEEEIAHHTNKISRRCVEFLLDEKALLPYHGKVTEKQQHLDQVTKVVEAKQLEEEVNQVATDLEMLIDIVSNLEIEDTSHSTKIIDNISLIFATINQLKAAIKNKRKLLGSKEAKADFAAQLKLIDQSIINYLDIAATPEKCDEFLTKVGVQLEEIEGKFADYEGFVSDIIEKREEVYNAFESKKGAITEKRNKKAIALKSASERILKSIGKKAESLKSADEINGYFAADIMVSKLRDIIEQLRELDDSGNAEEIETSLKTSKEDALRKLKDKLDLYEDGENIIKLGKHKFGVNRQELDLTIVTKDKKLCYHLSGTDFYQELHNEVLDKSQKYWSQEFVSENEEVYRSSYLAYKVYKDKDPVELARLEVAGLLKVIQEESSSNYSEGYVKGVHDEDAAAILKMLVQKHEELKILTYPSTVRANAQFFWFSLEKNEQEAFDHSIKASGLVLKFFPSSKEYDFLIEELEVTIAKYGEVSGLFTSVIANAIAHYLFDELQSDDHFALSSSAAKIVEGFKEMLVKEKAQDQFHHNLEKLISFSSKVKLYRQWLKAFVKVKEGTDDLEYIDEAICVLLLQEGKRNLISASPFAKIHGLKGEHNTINHGEMNFNYHDFRALLDHFVNQEVVAFNAYRKAKHQVTEELKDQLKLEEFKPRVLTSFVRNKLIDQVYFPLFGENLAKQLGSVGDNKRTDRMGMLLLISPPGYGKTTLMEYISNRLGLVFMKINGPAIGHEVTSVDPASATNSATREELKKLNLAFEMGNNVMLYLDDIQHCNPEFLQKFISLSDGTRKIEGVFNGKPKTYDLRGKKFCVIMAGNPYTESGEKFKIPDMLANRADIYNLGDIIGDTASLFKLSLIENALTSNAVLHQLSSKNFEDVYTLINRVENNAENGELKGNHTTQEVQDYEAVLRKVLNIRNTVLKVNETYIKSAGMEDEYRTEPSFKLQGSYRDMNKLVAKVVPIMNDAELDGLLLSHYENESQTLTAAAEANLLKYKELRGMLSSVEEERWKSIKTTFVKNNKLKGFGNKNEMAQVLSQMMAFSENLEGIKAVLQKGFEK from the coding sequence ATGAAGCAAGACGATCAAAGCATGGTAAATAAAGATGCGTTGGATGGGGGAACCTATGAAATTATCCGTAAAAGACTGGAAGGCCATAAGGGTGATTTAAAGGCGAGATTACATCAGTTAAATGAATCTCGAAAAGCAGTATTTGGCTCCCTGGAGACCAAGTTAATCGCTAACAATAGGGTCAGTACAGAAAATAACTGTGTGGCCAGGGATATTATTTCTTTGGGCAATACTTGTATTTTTGGCTATAATGTCCACTTTGGCTTACGAACTGATATCAAGCTATCTGATGTATTCAGTATTTACCAGTTTGATGAGAATAGGTTTGAGCAAGTATCCCTCGATTTGATTGAAGAGGATGCCTTTGTCAATGACTTTTCCAACCTTTACAAGTATTATCGGAATACCATTTTTTCCAAGTTTACCATAATAGGCAATTACCTTTATATGGTTTTTCAGCTTAGTGAGAGCGTCACAGATATCAAAACTTTTAAATGGTTGATCACTGATAAGAAATTAAAGTATATCGATAACCGGAGTGATCATGAGTGCAAGTTTCCCAAGCAGCATCAATTCAGTTGGCAAGAAGCCACAAGGGATATGCAGCGCTATGGAAAGCATTCTCATGTTTCCATTATGGATAAGGTTTTTGTGGAGACCATTGGAGGGGATTTGACCATCAAAATCGAGGACAATACCGATGATGGTATGGGGATTTATTCCGAGCCAGTTGACTATAGAGATCAAACTTTGGATGATGGGCAAATCAGGTTTGCGGATTTGGGCAATTTGATTGTTTTGGAGATCAAACCATTTCAGGAAAAGGCACGCTATTTTGTGTACAACCATAAAATGCAGGAAGTCCAAAAAATTGACTCAATAAGAGACGCAGCAGTATTGTTGCCGGATGATCAGGGAATCATTTTTCCCAACGGATATTATTTGCAAACGGGAGAATATCATGTTTTTAACAATGATGTCGACCAACTTAAGTTTGTTGGGGCTTTGGCTTCTCCAAATGGGGAGGATTATCTTTATAAGTTTTATGCTTCCGAAAAGGGAACCTATGTTCTTATGGATTACAATGTCATAGAACAAGAAATAAAAACACCAATTGTTTGTGGTGGTTTTACTATCCTTCCCAATGGGGAATTGTGTTACTTCAAAGCAGAGGACGAGCAGACAAAGCATCATATGATGCAGATATGGCAAACCTCCTACCTGGAAGGAGATATTTTGCCGTCCGAACATCAAGATACTCTTTTGTATAAAATAGGTAACAAAGACATCGTTAAAGCCATGGCCGAATCTCATGAGCTGATCATTCTCCTAAACAAGGAAGATAACTATGATGGCCTTTATACCGATGTGGCCAAGCTTTCAAAGGATATTTTAGATGCTTACTATTGGCTTCATGAAAGTGAAGCTGGACAATTGAGTAAGCCTTTGAAGGCTATTAATGAAGCGGCCAATGCAGCTATCGATGAATTCCAAAAGGTAGTCCAACTCAAGAAGAATGCTGCAGGCAGTACCAAAGAAATCCAAGATAAATCCCAAACACTTTTTAATAAAATCAAGAGTACTTCATTTAGGAGTATTGATGAATTTGTGGATTTGCTTAGTCAGCTGAGGTCCATAAGGGGAGAGGTAATAAGTCTATATGAAATAAGGTATGTAGATGAGGCATTGCTTAAATCCTTGGAGGAAGAAATAGCTCATCATACCAACAAAATTTCAAGAAGATGTGTGGAGTTTTTATTGGATGAAAAAGCCCTTCTGCCTTATCATGGCAAAGTTACTGAGAAGCAACAACATCTTGATCAGGTCACTAAGGTTGTTGAGGCGAAGCAGCTGGAAGAAGAGGTCAATCAGGTGGCGACAGACTTGGAAATGTTGATTGATATTGTCTCTAACTTGGAGATTGAAGATACTTCACATTCTACTAAAATCATTGATAATATTTCGCTGATTTTTGCCACTATAAACCAGTTAAAGGCTGCGATTAAGAACAAGAGAAAGCTTCTGGGCAGCAAAGAGGCAAAGGCTGATTTTGCCGCTCAGTTAAAGTTGATTGACCAAAGCATTATCAATTACTTGGATATTGCTGCTACTCCTGAAAAGTGTGATGAATTCTTGACAAAAGTAGGCGTTCAGCTAGAAGAGATCGAAGGGAAATTTGCTGATTACGAGGGTTTTGTTTCGGATATTATTGAAAAGAGGGAAGAGGTATACAATGCTTTTGAGAGCAAAAAGGGAGCGATTACCGAAAAGAGAAATAAAAAGGCCATAGCTCTAAAATCAGCATCAGAACGGATCCTTAAAAGCATTGGGAAAAAAGCAGAAAGCTTAAAGTCTGCGGATGAAATCAATGGGTATTTTGCCGCAGATATAATGGTATCCAAATTAAGGGACATTATTGAACAGCTGAGAGAGCTAGATGACAGCGGAAATGCAGAGGAAATAGAAACATCCCTGAAGACCAGTAAGGAAGATGCGCTTAGAAAGCTAAAAGATAAACTCGATCTCTATGAAGATGGGGAAAACATTATCAAGTTAGGCAAGCATAAGTTTGGGGTCAATCGTCAAGAGCTGGATTTAACGATAGTTACCAAAGATAAAAAGCTTTGCTACCATCTCAGTGGGACTGATTTTTACCAAGAACTTCATAATGAAGTTTTGGATAAGAGCCAAAAGTACTGGAGCCAAGAGTTTGTCTCAGAAAATGAAGAAGTATATAGGAGTTCCTATTTAGCTTATAAGGTATATAAGGATAAAGATCCTGTGGAATTAGCCCGGTTGGAGGTCGCTGGATTATTGAAAGTAATTCAAGAGGAGAGCAGTAGCAATTATTCGGAAGGTTATGTAAAAGGCGTGCATGATGAAGATGCCGCCGCAATTCTGAAGATGCTTGTACAAAAGCATGAAGAGTTGAAGATATTGACTTATCCCTCCACTGTCCGGGCCAATGCTCAATTTTTCTGGTTTAGCTTGGAAAAGAATGAGCAAGAGGCTTTTGATCATTCCATTAAAGCTTCTGGTTTAGTCCTAAAGTTCTTTCCTTCATCCAAGGAATATGACTTTTTGATAGAAGAGTTAGAAGTGACCATTGCCAAATATGGTGAGGTTTCAGGTCTATTTACAAGTGTTATAGCCAATGCCATTGCGCATTATTTGTTTGATGAGCTTCAAAGCGATGACCATTTTGCTCTTAGTAGCAGCGCGGCAAAAATTGTAGAGGGATTCAAGGAGATGCTGGTTAAGGAAAAAGCCCAGGATCAATTTCATCATAATTTGGAAAAACTGATTAGCTTTTCGTCAAAAGTGAAGCTTTACAGACAGTGGTTAAAGGCTTTTGTAAAAGTGAAGGAAGGTACAGATGACTTAGAGTATATTGATGAAGCCATTTGTGTTTTGCTCTTACAGGAAGGTAAAAGAAACCTGATTTCTGCTAGCCCATTTGCAAAAATCCATGGCCTAAAAGGGGAGCACAATACTATCAATCATGGAGAGATGAATTTCAATTACCATGATTTCAGGGCACTTTTAGATCATTTTGTCAATCAGGAAGTGGTGGCATTTAATGCTTATCGAAAGGCCAAACATCAAGTAACGGAAGAGCTCAAAGATCAGCTAAAATTGGAAGAGTTTAAGCCTAGGGTGTTGACCTCATTTGTAAGAAATAAACTTATCGACCAAGTTTACTTTCCATTGTTTGGAGAAAACTTGGCCAAACAATTGGGGAGCGTGGGGGATAATAAAAGAACGGATAGAATGGGGATGCTGCTCTTAATCTCGCCTCCAGGTTATGGAAAGACTACTTTGATGGAATACATATCCAATCGGTTGGGATTGGTTTTTATGAAAATCAATGGTCCGGCAATTGGTCATGAAGTTACCTCAGTAGACCCTGCTTCAGCTACTAATTCTGCCACCAGAGAAGAGTTGAAAAAACTCAACCTGGCTTTTGAGATGGGCAATAATGTGATGCTTTATTTGGATGATATCCAGCACTGTAATCCTGAGTTTTTACAAAAATTCATCTCTTTGTCCGATGGTACCCGGAAGATTGAAGGGGTTTTTAACGGAAAGCCCAAGACCTATGATCTTAGAGGGAAGAAGTTCTGCGTGATCATGGCTGGAAATCCTTACACGGAAAGCGGTGAGAAATTCAAGATTCCTGACATGCTGGCAAATAGGGCTGATATCTACAACTTGGGAGATATCATTGGTGATACAGCCAGTTTGTTTAAGCTAAGTTTGATTGAGAATGCACTTACATCCAATGCTGTTTTACATCAGCTAAGCAGCAAAAACTTTGAAGATGTCTATACTTTAATCAATAGGGTGGAGAACAATGCGGAAAATGGAGAGCTTAAAGGTAATCATACGACACAAGAAGTTCAGGATTATGAAGCTGTACTTAGAAAGGTGTTGAATATCAGGAACACAGTTTTGAAAGTAAATGAGACTTATATCAAGTCTGCAGGTATGGAAGATGAGTACCGTACAGAACCATCATTTAAGTTGCAGGGCTCTTACCGGGATATGAATAAGCTGGTAGCCAAAGTAGTACCGATTATGAATGATGCCGAGCTAGATGGATTGTTGCTTTCACACTATGAAAATGAGTCTCAGACCTTGACAGCGGCAGCAGAAGCCAATCTATTAAAATACAAAGAACTGAGAGGAATGCTTAGCTCAGTGGAAGAAGAAAGGTGGAAATCCATCAAAACTACCTTTGTAAAAAACAACAAGTTAAAAGGCTTTGGGAATAAAAATGAGATGGCCCAAGTGCTTTCCCAAATGATGGCGTTTAGCGAAAATCTGGAAGGAATAAAGGCAGTTCTTCAAAAAGGCTTTGAAAAGTAA
- a CDS encoding S41 family peptidase has product MKFLLGITCFLLSLQLAFCQHLSKDDAIADLTFLRDNIEKYNPALKVYKPNFHVASTGIIDAINQDEISLNAYFTYISQICALSDEGHFALGNWSDTVHNGIPQNKFKYLPVTIKVIDNDLYVWRDYSLKPVMNQGDKIISINGLNAEDILSRLRLATPADGEITTYADQIINLSFPWTYYFYIDQKDQFQIKYQNSPEEPILETNIKALTREEQVNSYKALNLSSKPQEESIDDFYELHFKEDHALLKLKSFDIQLIKKYGIHSRDFYQEIFTSLENHHINSLVIDIRDNTGGRNEFADDMVPYIMKGTTNDPFLKKSISWSGKERVYKIPKKSSHAFTGIIYVLVNGRTFSAGSTLARYLKEYGDAIVIGTETGTRYEGFTAGSKEYISLPHSSINIGIPRFHLLFPVSQKQTTTNRGLLPDYPIKASIQDLIDEKDLAYEQALKLISLE; this is encoded by the coding sequence ATGAAATTTCTTTTGGGAATAACATGCTTCTTGCTCAGTCTTCAACTTGCTTTTTGCCAGCATCTTTCCAAAGACGACGCCATTGCGGACCTCACTTTTTTGAGAGACAATATTGAAAAATACAACCCAGCTCTCAAGGTTTACAAACCTAATTTTCATGTAGCAAGTACTGGGATCATTGATGCGATTAATCAAGATGAAATATCCTTGAATGCTTATTTTACCTATATCAGCCAGATTTGTGCATTAAGCGATGAAGGTCATTTTGCCTTGGGGAATTGGTCTGACACCGTCCATAATGGGATTCCCCAAAATAAATTCAAGTATTTACCTGTAACCATAAAGGTAATAGATAATGACCTCTATGTTTGGCGTGATTACTCCCTAAAACCTGTTATGAATCAGGGAGATAAAATCATTTCGATCAATGGATTAAACGCTGAAGATATTCTTAGCCGATTACGCCTTGCCACTCCTGCTGATGGGGAAATAACAACCTATGCTGACCAAATTATCAATCTTAGCTTTCCTTGGACATATTATTTTTACATTGATCAGAAGGATCAATTTCAGATCAAGTACCAAAACAGTCCTGAAGAACCGATCCTTGAGACAAACATTAAAGCATTGACCAGAGAAGAGCAGGTCAACAGTTATAAAGCGTTGAATTTGTCTTCCAAACCTCAAGAAGAAAGTATTGATGATTTTTATGAGCTGCATTTCAAGGAAGACCATGCCTTACTCAAGCTAAAATCATTTGACATCCAACTGATCAAAAAATATGGTATCCACTCAAGGGATTTCTACCAAGAGATATTTACCTCACTAGAAAATCATCATATCAATTCACTGGTAATAGACATAAGGGATAACACAGGAGGACGTAACGAATTTGCAGATGATATGGTGCCCTATATTATGAAGGGAACTACCAATGATCCTTTTTTGAAGAAAAGCATTTCTTGGAGTGGTAAAGAGCGCGTTTATAAAATCCCGAAAAAGTCCAGCCATGCTTTTACAGGAATTATTTATGTCTTGGTCAATGGCAGAACATTCTCTGCCGGATCAACCTTGGCCAGGTATTTAAAAGAATATGGAGATGCCATTGTCATTGGTACAGAAACGGGGACGAGGTACGAAGGTTTTACCGCAGGATCCAAAGAATACATCAGCTTACCTCACTCCTCCATCAATATCGGAATACCTCGCTTTCACCTGCTTTTTCCAGTTTCGCAAAAGCAAACCACTACCAACAGGGGACTTTTACCAGACTACCCTATTAAAGCCTCCATTCAGGATTTAATAGATGAAAAAGACCTCGCTTATGAGCAGGCCTTAAAATTGATTTCGCTGGAGTAA